The segment GAGGTTGTTTTTAGATCTCCTGGGTATGAACTGATGCAGAAACCCACATAGCAATTCAACGTCTCCATGGAAACAATGCTTGCTCGTCCTCAACCCCTCCCCTCCTTCTTCCCTCCGTTCCTGCCGTCTCTTTAGCAGTGAGCGCACTGTTCCGATCTCAGTAGAGAGCCCTGCTGCATGGATGACACCTTGGTGACGTCAGTGGCCACCGTCGAAAGCGGGAAGCTCTCGTAGGTCTCCGGTACACCCCAGCCACAATGGCAGCGCTGGAGTGTCGCCTTCAGCTCCTTCTGGAAGTTGGTGTTGAGGAAGCCATAGACCACTGGGTTGACGCAGGTAGACGCCATTGCCGTGAGGTGGCAGGCCGAGAAGATGACGTCGTGCTGGCAAGAAGGAAGCACCTGGTGGTACCAGTCAAAGATGGTGTTGAAGACGTTGAGCGGGAGCCAGCAGAGAGCAAAAGCAACTACGATTAAAACTAACATGGCGTTGATGCGCTGAGCGCCCCGCGCCTTCCTCTGCCGGGCCTCGGTGGCTTGCTCCACCATGTCCTTCCGTCTGCGCAAACGCAGGAATATGCGCAAGTAGCAGAGTAGAATGAGAAGCAGGGGGAGACAGTATTGGAATAGCAGAAGCGAGGTGGTGTATGCCAAACGGTTGCGTTCGGACGGCCAGAGCTCCATGCAAATCACGTGGTCGCTAAACGGGTTGAATGGAAGGCTGAGGTTTTGGAACGGAGCGTTAGTGAGGATGTTAAAGGACAGGAAGGGTAAGGAAATGAAGCAGGCCACCATCCAGGTGACCGCCACGGCTAGGTACGAATGGCCTGCGGCGGGTGTCCAGCCAGTGGGGTGGATGATGAGTTGATGGCGCTCCAACGCGATGAGGACCAGCGAGAAGATGGACACCGTAACGGACATGCACTGCACGAACGGCGTGACCTTGCACAGAGTCTCGCCCAGGATCCAGCGGTCCATGAGTGTGTAGATGACCGTCACGGGAAGGCACACCACGCACATGAGGATGTCGGAGCAGGAGAGGTTGGCGATGAGGATGTTGGTGACGTTCCTCATCTCCTTCTGTCTGGATATGATGAAGACCAGACAAGTGTTGCCCACCAATCCCACCGCAATAACGGTGCTGTAGGCCACGATCAGAAGGGTCGTGCCACTCACAGAGGGAGGGCACACGCTGGACTCAACCCATGTTCCCTGGCCCAACCCAGCTGAGGTGTTGCTGATGTTGTCCGAGTTCACAGAGGCCTCCATAAGTCCCAGAGTTGTTTGAGGAGAAGCTAAGCGTTCACAAAACCGTTAAACAGCAGATGAAAGTTGACTCATTGTTTAGGTCCTTCCATTTATTTGCAGACGGCCAGTTGGTTGACCTAGAGGAAAAGGAGCACGTAAAGACTGTTAGCAGGCATTAATATGGACAATATTTTGGGAGGGGTTTAATGGGGAAGGATTTAACTCTGCAAATGGGTCTCTGGGAAAAGTTAAACCCCCTTAATCCAAAGGATGTTTGTGGACTTGAAATCTGACCACAAACATCTTGTTTAAGGAGAAAACATTGCAAATCTCTCTTAAGTAGTTTCACCTCATCGTTTCTTGAATTAGCTCTCGTGTATGTTTACCAAAACACACGATACATTCTGCTCTACTAACGGCGTGGACTCAACTAATACT is part of the Carassius auratus strain Wakin chromosome 10, ASM336829v1, whole genome shotgun sequence genome and harbors:
- the LOC113110243 gene encoding neuropeptide Y receptor type 6-like, with amino-acid sequence MEASVNSDNISNTSAGLGQGTWVESSVCPPSVSGTTLLIVAYSTVIAVGLVGNTCLVFIISRQKEMRNVTNILIANLSCSDILMCVVCLPVTVIYTLMDRWILGETLCKVTPFVQCMSVTVSIFSLVLIALERHQLIIHPTGWTPAAGHSYLAVAVTWMVACFISLPFLSFNILTNAPFQNLSLPFNPFSDHVICMELWPSERNRLAYTTSLLLFQYCLPLLLILLCYLRIFLRLRRRKDMVEQATEARQRKARGAQRINAMLVLIVVAFALCWLPLNVFNTIFDWYHQVLPSCQHDVIFSACHLTAMASTCVNPVVYGFLNTNFQKELKATLQRCHCGWGVPETYESFPLSTVATDVTKVSSMQQGSLLRSEQCAHC